A window from Elusimicrobiota bacterium encodes these proteins:
- the accB gene encoding acetyl-CoA carboxylase biotin carboxyl carrier protein, whose translation MKKTKQEKNQSGLSTAFDQVQKFYRFMNTNKLEAIEFAKNATYIKLVRKHTQTVQPIPVFSTAPQHAGGAQATASKPQPAAPAETAGETIKAPMSGIFYRAPSPSSPPYAREGDQVKEGQVLCVIEAMKVFNEIKAEFNCVIKKVLVENGKPLELNQDIFLIQR comes from the coding sequence ATGAAGAAAACGAAGCAGGAAAAAAACCAGAGCGGCCTTAGCACCGCTTTTGACCAGGTGCAGAAATTCTACCGGTTCATGAACACCAATAAGCTGGAGGCGATAGAATTCGCGAAGAACGCCACCTACATAAAGTTGGTCCGGAAACACACTCAAACGGTTCAGCCTATTCCGGTGTTCTCCACCGCCCCCCAGCATGCCGGGGGGGCGCAGGCTACGGCCTCCAAGCCGCAGCCCGCGGCGCCAGCGGAGACGGCGGGGGAAACCATAAAGGCCCCGATGTCCGGCATCTTTTACAGGGCTCCCAGTCCCTCAAGCCCGCCCTACGCGCGGGAGGGAGACCAGGTAAAAGAAGGTCAGGTGCTCTGCGTAATCGAAGCCATGAAGGTCTTCAACGAAATAAAAGCCGAGTTCAACTGTGTAATTAAGAAAGTGCTGGTTGAGAACGGCAAACCGCTGGAGCTCAATCAGGACATTTTCCTGATACAAAGGTAA
- a CDS encoding winged helix-turn-helix domain-containing protein — protein MEETAKFADTVAQNAANVLDLLKAGENTSWDIKLKLHLSSSALYLALGWLAAQGKVALYPQDLNFKVKIL, from the coding sequence ATGGAAGAAACCGCAAAATTCGCCGACACTGTGGCGCAGAACGCAGCCAATGTTCTTGATTTGCTCAAAGCCGGCGAAAACACTTCCTGGGATATCAAGCTGAAACTTCATCTTTCAAGCTCAGCGCTCTACCTGGCGCTCGGCTGGCTGGCGGCCCAGGGGAAGGTGGCCCTCTACCCCCAGGATCTGAATTTCAAGGTAAAGATTCTCTGA
- a CDS encoding DNA translocase FtsK 4TM domain-containing protein — translation MRKLTKYNFASSQAKKKTSTLSYAIYWLLALAFSIWLIWIAFAGSRGGIVGGKVHEGLYNFFGFSSYLFPFLLLYGLAAILVNINKPHKGILTLATGIVLILGAISAELGLISMVSGNPAFDGGWLGYALEGLLSKIFGNFGVGLFSVVLLIAGVQLLFKISWRKALKKITAALADDYRNWTAARKEMKAKLSLVTEKEKKEGPSYDAKPISEAPAKSAASAPERAEPQIVRAKAEPPAGAAAAVKSRTESPARAAQAEGSKTASSPKDSYFQNFKCPPAGLLDAPSEQGFIGPTNGEINDSKLLLEATFKSFDVAAHVSGVYPGPVITRYEVTPASGVKISSIVSLSNDVALAMKSPGGIRVIAPIPGKSAIGFEIPNARRAKVLLREVLESSAFNERREPLAFGIGRHAEGSIATANLETMPHLLVAGATNSGKSVFLQSLILSLIYRNTPDEVKFLFIDPKRLELTFYEDIPYLYDPTETPDRVSVITNPKDAAKALVALTRVMEKRYIRFERARVKNIASYNKWALANGQPTEHYIVVVIDELADLILQMKNVVEDAIQRLAQMARAVGIHLVLATQRPSVDIITGVIKANLPSRVALQVTSRTDSQVILDTPGAESLIGRGDLLYLAIDAQKPARIQGAYVSEEEIKKVADFIRAQGRPHYQPLVEEEASAASGKGGSSEELLTALRLINERKRVSQDLLKAHFGSSSRATNILSILEVNGFIHKPEGSNRWEIFFDKIEKHLNDNAAPAQSPESPVGDKEEVK, via the coding sequence ATGCGGAAACTGACAAAGTATAACTTCGCCTCCTCGCAGGCGAAAAAAAAGACCTCCACCCTCTCCTACGCGATCTATTGGCTCCTGGCGCTGGCCTTCAGCATATGGCTTATCTGGATAGCTTTCGCCGGATCGCGGGGGGGCATAGTCGGCGGCAAAGTCCACGAAGGCCTCTACAATTTCTTCGGCTTCTCTTCCTATTTATTCCCTTTCTTGCTTTTATACGGGCTGGCGGCTATACTCGTAAATATAAACAAACCCCATAAAGGCATCCTTACGCTGGCGACAGGCATAGTGCTGATACTCGGAGCCATTTCCGCTGAACTCGGGCTTATCTCCATGGTAAGCGGGAACCCGGCTTTTGACGGCGGCTGGCTCGGCTATGCCCTGGAGGGACTGCTTTCAAAGATCTTCGGCAATTTCGGGGTCGGTTTGTTCTCAGTGGTATTGTTAATCGCCGGGGTACAGCTGCTCTTTAAAATTTCCTGGCGCAAAGCGCTGAAGAAGATCACCGCCGCGCTAGCGGACGATTACCGCAATTGGACGGCAGCCCGCAAAGAGATGAAGGCCAAATTAAGCCTTGTGACCGAAAAAGAAAAAAAAGAAGGGCCTTCTTATGACGCCAAACCTATAAGCGAAGCCCCCGCAAAGAGTGCCGCGTCCGCGCCGGAACGCGCGGAACCGCAGATAGTGCGCGCGAAAGCGGAACCGCCGGCCGGAGCCGCCGCGGCCGTAAAGTCCAGGACTGAAAGCCCGGCCAGGGCCGCTCAGGCGGAAGGCTCAAAAACAGCCTCAAGCCCCAAAGACTCTTATTTCCAAAATTTCAAGTGCCCGCCCGCCGGGCTTTTGGACGCCCCCTCCGAACAGGGTTTTATAGGCCCGACCAACGGAGAGATAAACGACTCAAAACTTCTGCTTGAAGCCACTTTCAAAAGCTTTGACGTGGCGGCGCACGTGTCCGGCGTATATCCCGGCCCCGTGATCACCCGCTATGAAGTGACCCCCGCTTCCGGCGTTAAAATAAGTTCCATAGTCTCGCTTTCGAACGACGTGGCGCTGGCCATGAAATCACCCGGCGGAATAAGGGTGATCGCTCCCATACCGGGCAAGTCGGCCATCGGTTTTGAAATACCCAATGCGCGCCGGGCTAAAGTTTTGCTGCGCGAAGTGCTTGAAAGCTCGGCCTTTAACGAAAGGCGAGAGCCGCTCGCTTTCGGCATCGGCCGCCACGCCGAAGGCTCAATTGCCACCGCTAATCTTGAAACCATGCCCCATTTACTTGTGGCTGGCGCGACCAATTCCGGCAAAAGCGTTTTTTTGCAGTCCCTGATACTTTCGCTTATCTACCGCAACACCCCCGACGAGGTCAAGTTCCTTTTCATCGACCCGAAGCGCCTTGAACTGACTTTCTACGAGGATATACCCTATCTTTACGACCCAACGGAAACCCCCGACCGCGTGTCAGTGATCACCAACCCCAAGGACGCGGCAAAAGCGCTTGTGGCCTTAACGCGCGTAATGGAAAAGCGCTATATCAGGTTTGAGCGGGCCAGAGTAAAAAACATAGCTTCCTACAATAAGTGGGCGCTCGCGAACGGCCAGCCCACGGAACACTATATAGTGGTGGTAATTGATGAGCTGGCGGACCTCATCCTGCAGATGAAAAACGTGGTGGAAGACGCCATCCAGCGCCTGGCCCAGATGGCCCGCGCGGTGGGCATACATCTGGTGCTCGCCACCCAGCGGCCTTCGGTGGATATTATTACCGGCGTCATAAAAGCCAACCTCCCCTCAAGGGTAGCACTGCAGGTAACCTCAAGGACCGACTCACAGGTTATTTTAGACACCCCCGGCGCCGAATCCCTTATCGGCCGCGGCGACCTGCTTTACCTTGCCATAGACGCGCAAAAGCCGGCCAGGATACAGGGCGCCTATGTTTCTGAAGAGGAAATAAAAAAAGTAGCCGATTTCATAAGAGCGCAGGGCCGGCCGCATTATCAGCCGCTGGTTGAAGAAGAGGCGAGCGCCGCCTCCGGCAAGGGCGGCAGTTCTGAAGAGCTGTTGACGGCCCTTCGCCTGATAAATGAACGGAAGCGCGTTTCGCAGGATCTGCTTAAAGCCCATTTCGGCTCATCATCGCGCGCCACCAATATTTTAAGCATACTTGAAGTTAACGGCTTTATTCACAAACCGGAAGGCTCAAACCGCTGGGAGATATTTTTTGACAAGATCGAAAAGCATCTGAACGACAATGCGGCCCCCGCTCAAAGCCCCGAAAGTCCCGTCGGCGACAAGGAGGAAGTTAAATGA
- a CDS encoding outer membrane lipoprotein carrier protein LolA produces MRIILSGVLALTLCSAAFAQPKKKTVPAKKAKKEAAAVVSTAAVKAVSPLPAKNFKKDLSTSTAVIDGLKDWDVKLETLSAKFTQEVNFSEAGLKQTVEGELKYSKPNLLRIEHFKPARQLVVTDKHDIWIYKPEDAQVVKTSWEAWRRTQSDNFSGILDFGNYSALTEKNDTAVSGQTPEHPYVTVVFTPKVNPEQYRLSLTLSATDYFPIEAELTVDKTTIKTTLSGAEINKTLAPELFKFSPPKGTQILEFKN; encoded by the coding sequence ATGAGAATTATTTTAAGCGGGGTACTCGCTTTAACGCTGTGTTCGGCGGCTTTCGCGCAGCCGAAGAAGAAGACTGTCCCCGCCAAAAAGGCAAAAAAAGAAGCCGCCGCTGTCGTTTCAACGGCGGCGGTAAAAGCCGTTTCGCCGCTGCCGGCCAAAAACTTTAAAAAAGACCTGTCCACTTCCACCGCGGTTATTGACGGACTAAAGGATTGGGACGTTAAACTTGAAACTTTAAGCGCCAAATTCACGCAGGAAGTGAATTTTTCCGAAGCGGGCCTGAAACAGACCGTGGAAGGAGAGCTGAAATATTCAAAGCCCAATCTGCTCAGGATCGAGCACTTTAAGCCGGCCCGCCAGCTGGTGGTAACCGACAAGCATGACATCTGGATTTACAAGCCGGAAGACGCCCAAGTCGTTAAAACCTCATGGGAGGCCTGGCGCAGGACGCAAAGCGACAATTTCTCAGGCATACTTGACTTCGGCAATTACTCGGCGCTGACAGAAAAGAACGATACCGCTGTCTCCGGGCAAACTCCGGAGCATCCCTATGTCACAGTGGTTTTTACGCCCAAAGTGAATCCGGAGCAATACCGTCTTTCTCTCACCCTTTCAGCCACTGATTATTTCCCGATAGAGGCGGAGCTGACCGTTGACAAAACCACCATCAAAACCACGCTTTCCGGCGCCGAAATAAATAAGACGCTGGCTCCGGAACTATTCAAATTCAGCCCGCCCAAAGGCACGCAGATTCTGGAATTTAAGAACTAG
- the pgsA gene encoding CDP-diacylglycerol--glycerol-3-phosphate 3-phosphatidyltransferase codes for MTLANRITMSRILLSLFIFLLIISRSLWSELGALALLTVASISDYFDGVIARRTHTMTPFGAIADPFADKILVMAVFLAFASLRELTVPIWAVFLILMRELTISTLRVLAALRGEVMKAEKTGKVKTVIQMTSAFIILTLLVLKIWGKKYGLPAVFLAETAGRTGRIAYWLTVFTALITVLSGAVYLYNHRDLLIKSWSEKENS; via the coding sequence ATGACTCTAGCCAACCGAATAACGATGAGCCGGATCCTTCTGAGCCTGTTTATTTTCCTGTTGATAATTTCTCGTTCCCTTTGGTCGGAGTTGGGCGCCCTGGCGCTTCTTACCGTGGCAAGCATCTCAGATTATTTTGACGGAGTGATAGCGCGGCGCACTCACACCATGACGCCATTCGGCGCCATAGCCGACCCCTTCGCCGACAAAATACTTGTAATGGCTGTTTTTCTGGCTTTCGCTTCGCTCAGAGAGCTTACCGTTCCGATTTGGGCCGTATTTCTCATACTCATGCGTGAACTGACCATTTCCACCCTTCGCGTGCTCGCGGCGCTTCGCGGGGAGGTAATGAAAGCGGAAAAGACAGGGAAAGTAAAAACCGTTATACAAATGACTTCCGCCTTTATCATATTAACCCTCCTGGTGCTTAAAATATGGGGCAAAAAGTACGGTTTACCGGCGGTATTTCTAGCCGAGACTGCCGGCCGGACCGGGCGAATTGCCTACTGGCTCACGGTATTCACAGCCCTGATAACGGTTTTAAGCGGCGCGGTTTACCTTTACAACCACCGGGACCTGCTCATAAAATCCTGGAGCGAGAAAGAAAACAGCTAG
- a CDS encoding phosphatidylglycerophosphatase A: MTNFKNKAARFLASGFYISYIPAALTGFRKFTGSGLFGTALGLLLVPLLPAENRDFLLFLTLFFFFAVWVAGLAEASFGVHDDPRIVIDEILGYWVAVAFLDKTIFNLAAAFVLFRILDTLKPWPIKKIDQTVGGGFGIIIDDVLAAVAANLMVRFLNFAL, translated from the coding sequence ATGACTAATTTCAAAAATAAAGCCGCAAGATTTTTAGCCAGCGGATTTTATATAAGCTATATCCCGGCCGCGCTCACCGGGTTCAGGAAATTCACCGGCTCCGGCCTGTTCGGCACAGCGCTGGGTTTGCTGCTCGTGCCGCTGCTGCCGGCGGAAAACCGGGACTTTCTCCTTTTCCTTACTTTGTTTTTTTTCTTTGCCGTCTGGGTGGCTGGCCTCGCAGAAGCGTCCTTCGGCGTACACGATGACCCGCGCATAGTTATAGATGAGATCCTGGGTTATTGGGTGGCGGTCGCTTTCCTTGATAAAACCATCTTTAACCTGGCGGCGGCTTTTGTATTATTCCGGATCCTCGACACCCTGAAGCCCTGGCCCATAAAGAAGATAGACCAAACGGTGGGCGGGGGTTTTGGTATAATTATAGACGATGTTTTGGCCGCCGTTGCGGCGAATCTGATGGTAAGATTTTTAAATTTCGCGCTATGA
- a CDS encoding DUF2723 domain-containing protein, with protein MLFTLLYIYCLPPGLAPYRDAGEMACDAYSLGVPHQPGYPLYAVTARVFSMLMPGNFAWALNLFSAAAGLGAIMVLYELLSVLFSPLSAVAAALLLGLNFTFWTVSSVSEMYALNTLLACLILFLAFDSAAACSKNKLFLLAYLAGLSMTNRMDIVFVFPTAVILIFPALKNTWRGAWAANLLKASGLFALGFSLYLYLLVRSGSNPLFDWSHPADFASLIAVITRKSYGSTLDLISKNYAAGALFFPNLKYYALHLIGNFNLALFAACAGLYSEFRFSKRRFTAMAALFLLAGPVFLFMGNMPPNPHALAVVEPYYLLPDLAVLFWTAAGLFHIGERYRRFFPLIVLAAAAAALWAFFINFPHADRRELFAAEDYASDVLRSVPPGGLLAVKKDVQLFSLWYAQTIKKTRPDIAVVAQGLSASPWYRNTKRLYSPDLVLFNLNSGSEEDWRSFRSANRGGFYSTLDAELPAKVATVPAGLVNALYPSASADIFYPFSLYSFRFLEHPYRDFFDRDIGTSYAQSLVTRAAFLNGSSALDPEALQGLALSGRFDPDIPDAPLQAGFYYSSKGDWRRAGENFRASAEIYGRLMDLSSEYYSLDSLKNGLAASSAYAWLNYGVALEKTGNPVQAEDAYRRALAADPGMAQAHYNIAILYWNKDPNRVYSELVETLKLNPAHKEAAYYLKRMTQGIANSK; from the coding sequence GTGCTTTTCACGCTGCTTTATATTTATTGCCTGCCGCCCGGCCTTGCCCCCTATCGCGACGCCGGCGAAATGGCCTGCGACGCGTACAGCCTTGGCGTGCCGCATCAGCCCGGTTATCCGCTTTACGCGGTGACCGCCCGGGTTTTTTCAATGCTTATGCCCGGTAATTTTGCCTGGGCTCTGAACCTGTTCTCCGCGGCCGCCGGCCTTGGCGCTATAATGGTCCTTTATGAGCTTTTAAGCGTCTTGTTTTCTCCCTTAAGCGCGGTCGCCGCCGCGCTTTTGCTCGGGCTCAATTTTACTTTCTGGACTGTTTCAAGCGTTTCGGAAATGTACGCGCTTAACACCCTGCTTGCCTGCCTGATTTTGTTCCTGGCTTTTGATTCCGCCGCCGCCTGCTCAAAAAACAAGCTCTTTCTGCTTGCATACCTCGCCGGGCTTTCCATGACCAACCGCATGGATATAGTTTTTGTTTTTCCGACCGCGGTTATTTTGATCTTCCCGGCGCTTAAAAATACATGGCGCGGCGCCTGGGCCGCGAATTTATTGAAAGCCTCCGGCTTATTTGCGCTCGGATTCTCGCTGTATCTTTATCTGCTTGTCCGTTCCGGCTCAAATCCGCTTTTTGACTGGAGCCATCCGGCGGATTTTGCCTCGTTGATCGCCGTAATTACACGCAAAAGCTATGGCTCCACTCTGGACCTGATATCCAAAAATTATGCCGCGGGCGCGCTGTTTTTTCCAAATCTCAAATATTACGCGCTGCATTTGATAGGGAATTTCAACCTCGCCCTTTTTGCCGCCTGCGCCGGGCTTTATTCGGAATTCCGCTTTTCCAAAAGACGGTTCACGGCCATGGCCGCGCTTTTTCTCCTGGCCGGACCGGTTTTTCTTTTTATGGGTAATATGCCGCCAAACCCCCACGCGCTGGCCGTGGTGGAACCCTACTATCTGCTGCCGGACCTGGCGGTTCTTTTTTGGACCGCGGCGGGGCTGTTTCATATCGGCGAAAGATACAGAAGGTTTTTCCCGCTGATCGTTCTGGCGGCCGCGGCGGCCGCCCTTTGGGCTTTTTTTATAAATTTTCCGCACGCCGACAGACGGGAGCTTTTCGCGGCTGAAGATTACGCGTCCGACGTCCTTCGGTCCGTGCCTCCCGGCGGCCTGCTTGCCGTGAAAAAAGATGTTCAGCTTTTTTCTTTATGGTATGCGCAGACGATAAAAAAAACAAGGCCCGATATCGCGGTTGTGGCGCAGGGACTCAGCGCTTCGCCCTGGTACAGGAACACGAAACGCCTTTACAGCCCGGACCTTGTCCTTTTTAACCTGAATTCAGGTTCGGAAGAGGACTGGCGCTCTTTCAGATCGGCCAACCGCGGCGGGTTTTACTCCACGCTTGACGCGGAACTGCCGGCGAAAGTCGCAACCGTGCCGGCGGGACTTGTAAACGCCCTTTACCCTTCCGCTTCCGCTGATATTTTCTACCCGTTTTCGCTTTATAGTTTCCGCTTTCTTGAGCATCCTTACCGCGATTTTTTTGACAGGGATATAGGCACTTCATACGCGCAAAGCCTGGTGACGAGGGCGGCGTTTTTAAACGGTTCTTCAGCGCTTGATCCTGAGGCGCTGCAGGGGCTGGCGCTTTCAGGGCGCTTTGACCCCGACATACCGGATGCGCCGCTGCAGGCCGGCTTTTATTATTCTTCAAAGGGCGATTGGCGCCGTGCCGGCGAAAACTTCAGGGCGTCGGCTGAAATTTACGGACGTTTAATGGATTTAAGCTCCGAATATTATTCGCTTGACTCGCTTAAAAACGGCCTTGCGGCTTCAAGCGCGTACGCGTGGCTTAACTACGGAGTGGCTCTTGAAAAAACCGGCAATCCGGTCCAGGCTGAAGACGCTTACCGGCGGGCGCTCGCGGCCGACCCCGGCATGGCCCAGGCGCATTACAATATAGCCATCCTCTACTGGAACAAGGATCCGAACAGGGTCTATTCGGAGCTTGTTGAAACCCTTAAACTCAACCCCGCCCATAAAGAAGCCGCGTATTACCTCAAGCGGATGACGCAGGGAATAGCAAATAGCAAATAG
- a CDS encoding response regulator, with protein MPDKTILVVDDDPNVGLLISAVLKKYDYTVVALYSGAEVLDFLQNKKPDLILLDLRMPGLDGYALCKRVRENPDTRNIPIIILSGVSEVDAKVSTIELGADDFITKPFDVRELRARINRIINRKTADTALNPLTHLPGSPAIEEEVHKRLDAGETFAFLYIDADNFKSYNDVYGYAKGDEVIKHISALLAAKARQYSPKNHFIGHIGGDDFVLILGAPEAERTAKAVAEEFDRTIPSFYTEADRKRGFIITSDRKNKTTNFQIMSLTVAVIIPKGIRHYGKIVQTAAELKHYAKTMPNRQGSVYIKDRRL; from the coding sequence TTGCCCGATAAGACCATACTGGTTGTGGACGATGATCCCAACGTGGGACTGCTTATTTCCGCCGTGCTCAAAAAGTACGACTACACCGTGGTCGCGCTTTACAGCGGCGCCGAGGTGCTGGATTTTTTACAAAATAAAAAACCGGACCTGATACTGCTTGACCTGCGTATGCCGGGCCTTGACGGTTACGCCCTCTGTAAGCGTGTAAGGGAAAATCCCGACACCCGGAATATTCCAATAATCATATTAAGCGGGGTAAGCGAGGTGGACGCCAAGGTAAGCACAATAGAGCTTGGGGCCGACGACTTCATTACCAAACCTTTTGACGTGCGCGAACTGCGCGCGCGCATTAACCGTATTATAAACCGCAAAACCGCCGACACCGCTCTTAACCCGCTCACACACCTGCCCGGCAGCCCCGCCATTGAGGAAGAAGTGCACAAGCGCCTTGACGCGGGCGAAACCTTCGCGTTCCTCTATATTGACGCCGACAATTTCAAATCCTACAACGATGTTTACGGCTACGCTAAAGGCGACGAGGTTATAAAACACATTTCCGCGCTGCTCGCCGCGAAAGCCCGGCAATACTCTCCGAAAAATCATTTTATAGGTCACATCGGCGGCGATGATTTTGTGCTTATCCTCGGCGCCCCCGAGGCGGAACGAACGGCCAAAGCCGTGGCCGAGGAATTTGACCGCACGATCCCGTCTTTTTACACGGAAGCCGACAGAAAGCGGGGTTTTATAATCACCTCCGACAGAAAAAACAAAACCACTAATTTCCAGATAATGTCCCTTACGGTGGCCGTGATCATTCCCAAGGGGATCAGGCATTACGGCAAGATAGTTCAGACGGCGGCGGAACTGAAGCATTACGCCAAAACCATGCCCAATCGCCAGGGCAGCGTCTATATAAAGGACAGAAGGCTATAA
- a CDS encoding serine/threonine-protein kinase: MDITGDLTNTVFAGCRLIKKIGQGGMGTVYTARHETLDKVVCVKLLAPELARDQRNIDFFLREARSAAKLDHPNIVQVYNFGQENNSYFIVMSYVEGRTLSEIVTEKGPLAVPEATEMILGVLEGLAHAHSKSIIHRDIKPSNILVGLDGVPRIADFGLARSINEEKQLTIAGEMVGTAYFMSPEQGLAGSVDARSDLYCTGATYFYILTGRFPFEGKNSIEVIHKHISEPFPNIILIKPDIPLWVSRILEKAMRKKPDDRYQSARELIADLKKCKDTVEQNSSSWENSFDIPEITSRMNVPPPPSHSASLERADPRVSDRSGRAAAAPEPVTAPRQQGGKPAAAKKTKFQLSALYNAVQILLHSALALAATGCFIISGASGRVTGSLYSPFIDNPVTAGFFAVLGAALFAWTVSLKPLKFTFQHAFLLAAAAVAAYAGGAYIPAPETVDTVAKAFFALKISLENAFSSANILIYALFLYLAASKVIFRDNWILKTAAIAAYLFSMFLTYTYFKGGLAPEQTYMAAAVILALAGIVTGATVKEFSLFYNPPVLFLAANALVFVMFTNPMVSAITDEKVRAAALQVSQENRMAMVQYHLAVMSAESEPQYDLEGRPIEKKLPPQPQEIQPPARGELSNAARAQYYAQLEHKIGRSLADSAGIIFIALFLMLMADVCFAEELLAVYMQET, from the coding sequence ATGGACATCACGGGCGATCTTACCAATACTGTCTTCGCCGGCTGCAGGCTGATCAAAAAAATCGGCCAGGGCGGCATGGGCACTGTTTATACGGCGCGCCATGAAACCCTCGACAAGGTAGTCTGCGTAAAACTCCTTGCGCCGGAGCTGGCGCGCGACCAGCGCAATATAGATTTTTTCCTGAGGGAAGCCCGCTCCGCTGCCAAGCTTGACCACCCGAACATCGTCCAGGTGTATAATTTCGGCCAGGAAAACAACTCTTATTTTATCGTAATGTCATACGTGGAGGGGCGGACCCTTTCGGAAATCGTAACTGAAAAAGGCCCGCTTGCCGTTCCGGAAGCGACCGAGATGATACTGGGCGTTTTGGAGGGGCTGGCTCACGCTCACTCAAAAAGCATCATCCACCGCGATATCAAGCCCTCCAATATTCTGGTAGGACTCGACGGAGTGCCCCGGATAGCGGACTTTGGACTTGCCAGGAGTATAAACGAAGAGAAACAGCTCACCATAGCCGGTGAAATGGTGGGTACCGCTTATTTCATGTCTCCCGAGCAGGGACTTGCGGGAAGCGTGGACGCCCGCTCCGATCTGTATTGCACGGGGGCCACATATTTCTATATCCTCACCGGACGATTCCCTTTTGAAGGCAAGAATTCGATAGAGGTCATACATAAGCATATAAGCGAACCGTTCCCGAACATCATACTTATAAAACCTGATATACCGCTTTGGGTGTCGCGCATTCTGGAAAAGGCAATGCGAAAAAAACCCGACGACAGATACCAGAGCGCGCGGGAACTGATCGCCGACCTGAAAAAATGTAAAGACACCGTTGAACAGAACTCCTCCTCCTGGGAAAATTCGTTCGACATCCCGGAAATAACATCCCGCATGAACGTGCCGCCGCCTCCGTCGCATTCGGCCTCGCTTGAAAGGGCGGATCCGCGGGTTTCTGACCGGAGCGGCAGGGCTGCTGCGGCGCCCGAACCGGTAACCGCCCCAAGGCAGCAGGGCGGCAAACCCGCCGCAGCAAAAAAAACAAAGTTCCAGTTGTCCGCCCTGTACAACGCGGTTCAAATACTGCTGCACAGCGCTCTTGCGCTGGCGGCCACCGGCTGTTTTATCATTTCAGGAGCCTCAGGCAGGGTAACCGGCAGCCTGTATTCTCCTTTTATTGACAACCCCGTAACCGCCGGTTTTTTCGCGGTTTTGGGCGCGGCGCTTTTCGCGTGGACCGTATCGCTAAAACCCTTGAAATTCACTTTTCAGCACGCTTTTCTGCTTGCCGCGGCCGCCGTTGCCGCTTACGCCGGCGGCGCCTATATTCCCGCGCCTGAAACCGTCGACACCGTGGCTAAGGCTTTTTTCGCGCTCAAAATAAGCCTTGAGAACGCTTTTTCCTCCGCCAACATTCTTATTTACGCCCTCTTCCTGTATCTGGCTGCTTCAAAGGTCATATTCCGCGACAACTGGATATTAAAAACGGCGGCAATCGCGGCCTATTTATTTTCCATGTTTCTGACTTACACATATTTCAAGGGCGGCCTTGCGCCGGAACAGACTTATATGGCCGCGGCGGTAATCCTGGCGCTTGCGGGCATAGTCACGGGCGCTACCGTTAAGGAGTTCTCTCTGTTTTATAATCCGCCGGTGCTTTTTTTGGCCGCCAACGCTCTGGTGTTCGTGATGTTTACAAACCCGATGGTATCGGCCATAACAGACGAAAAAGTCAGGGCTGCGGCCCTGCAAGTCAGCCAGGAAAACCGTATGGCTATGGTTCAATACCACCTGGCGGTCATGTCCGCCGAAAGCGAGCCGCAGTATGATCTGGAAGGACGCCCTATTGAAAAAAAACTCCCGCCCCAGCCGCAGGAAATACAGCCGCCTGCACGAGGGGAACTTTCCAACGCGGCCAGGGCGCAATATTACGCGCAGCTTGAGCATAAAATCGGCCGCAGCCTGGCAGACTCGGCCGGCATAATATTTATAGCGCTTTTCCTCATGCTCATGGCGGATGTCTGCTTTGCGGAAGAACTGCTGGCGGTTTATATGCAGGAAACCTAG